A DNA window from Drosophila biarmipes strain raj3 chromosome 2R, RU_DBia_V1.1, whole genome shotgun sequence contains the following coding sequences:
- the LOC108022670 gene encoding ataxin-10 — protein sequence MEHVENNTSELIRKLVTLNVADDDEEIVALLKTLRLLLTKGSAHQEILARSVEFAGFLDAVAFNPLMRTEHRVVHNISLQVLANSVVNNETTQALIWNQHGAKICEQASAAPLGSSNNVLLMIMYNIYLNGRALISDLVALRTCLSLWRALNEAQCTYNFEYLHFFLEHFIVQNGRACVACYQKLDTEDRVAFLDYVAHYLRENSPNGEVTLFLLQHFAKEFRLKSDCLLRETLKLKHELHPREVHTLLRIIASASGSEKYANVYSADQSLFINVSSLLRCVVSAGKEPDGGGLDKPMTKLEEVALTSGIDAGYEKKVSYELKTLLVRCSANLLYDNKANKGYCLDTQLLPTLLECTTMDARNPLMREWSILAIRNACINCPEAQQVIAGLTMQGSAPNDILTELNLDMGALRISDRQQ from the exons ATGGAGCATGTG GAAAACAACACCAGCGAGCTCATACGAAAGCTCGTGACTCTGAATGTGGCCGATGATGACGAGGAAATCGTAGCCTTGCTCAAAACCCTGCGACTTTTGCTCACCAAAGGCAGTGCCCATCAAGAGATCTTGGCCAGAAGTGTGGAGTTTGCCGGCTTCCTGGATGCTGTGGCCTTCAACCCTTTGATGCGCACTGAGCATCGAGTTGTACACAATATATCCCTCCAGGTGCTGGCAAATAGTGTGGTTAACAATGAGACTACTCAGGCACTCATTTGGAATCAGCATGGCGCGAAGATCTGCGAACAAGCCTCCGCTGCTCCGCTGGGTAGTTCGAATAATGTGCTTCTCATGATAATGTACAACATATACCTCAACGGTCGAGCTCTCATCAGCGACCTGGTGGCGCTCCGGACTTGCCTGAGCCTCTGGCGGGCTCTCAACGAAGCTCAATGCACCTACAACTTTGAGTACCTGCACTTCTTCCTGGAGCACTTCATCGTTCAAAATGGTCGCGCCTGCGTGGCTTGTTACCAGAAGCTGGACACCGAAGATCGCGTTGCCTTCCTCGACTACGTGGCCCACTACCTGAGGGAAAATAGCCCCAACGGGGAGGTAACTCTCTTTCTTCTCCAGCACTTTGCCAAGGAGTTCCGCCTTAAGTCGGATTGCCTCCTGCGCGAAACTCTCAAGCTCAAACATGAGCTCCATCCCCGAGAAGTTCACACCTTGCTACGCATCATTGCCAGTGCCAGTGGCTCTGAGAAGTATGCCAATGTCTACTCCGCGGATCAATCGCTGTTCATCAACGTAAGCAGCCTGCTGAGATGCGTCGTGTCTGCCGGCAAAGAACCGGATGGTGGAGGGCTGGATAAGCCCATGACAAAGCTGGAGGAGGTGGCCCTAACGTCGGGCATTGATGCGGGCTATGAAAAGAAGGTATCCTACGAACTGAAGACGCTGCTCGTGCGCTGCTCGGCCAATCTTCTGTACGACAACAAGGCCAACAAGGGCTACTGCCTGGACACACAACTACTGCCCACTCTGCTCGAGTGCACCACGATGGATGCCCGCAATCCCT TGATGCGGGAGTGGAGCATCCTGGCCATCCGGAACGCTTGCATCAACTGCCCGGAGGCGCAGCAGGTGATCGCTGGCCTCACCATGCAGGGCTCGGCGCCCAACGACATCCTCACCGAACTCAACCTGGACATGGGAGCGCTACGCATCTCGGACAGGCAGCAATAA
- the LOC108022674 gene encoding uncharacterized protein LOC108022674 produces MVIVQGMFEISELAAGSIGCVGLFMAGCNALPMQHVPDLPAALFVLSTVCLLHHLRVMNWPPLQELWRLLLELLAFYLGTQIVVVLVWQQFHNLIDILRDTALNTRLALSLLESYPTVYIFMRQDVCYFVKLIVSLACTYKAVKVTHALDYFLPARRIYRYYADQAEVGIFAEAGRISRQLPVSKGSSRRPQSK; encoded by the coding sequence ATGGTGATTGTGCAGGGAATGTTTGAGATCTCGGAGCTGGCGGCTGGGAGCATTGGCTGCGTGGGCCTCTTTATGGCCGGTTGTAATGCCCTGCCCATGCAGCATGTTCCCGATCTTCCGGCGGCCCTGTTCGTCCTGTCGACGGTGTGTCTCTTGCACCATCTTCGTGTGATGAACTGGCCACCGCTGCAGGAGCTTTGGCGGCTTCTATTGGAACTGCTGGCCTTCTACCTGGGCACCCAGATCGTCGTGGTGCTCGTGTGGCAGCAGTTCCACAACCTGATCGATATTCTGCGGGATACGGCTCTCAACACGCGACTGGCCTTGAGTCTGCTGGAAAGCTATCCCACTGTCTACATATTTATGCGACAGGATGTGTGCTACTTCGTGAAGCTCATCGTATCATTGGCGTGCACCTACAAAGCAGTAAAAGTAACTCATGCCTTGGATTATTTCTTACCGGCACGCAGAATTTATAGGTACTACGCAGATCAAGCTGAAGTCGGGATCTTTGCCGAAGCTGGTAGGATCTCCCGGCAGTTACCAGTCTCCAAGGGTTCCTCCCGTCGCCCCCAGTCAAAGTAA
- the LOC108022673 gene encoding SH3 domain-containing protein Dlish — protein sequence MAFLCPVRMRRDKKKATNASIERDLPVVGGLGMGRITGSSSIETLVRVGIEKEHGLSPDSKMVVLHDFTPCVDDELEVKRGQLVNILYRENDWVYVIGQDSRQEGFIPFSYCAPCNTQLADLAVKKKLPREQCPEQPIDESLPLLGADNKLDVLCDETLNPGSANSMENILLLEPECTPFVKEPSGRCIVLYTFIARDENDLSVERGEFVTVLNREDPDWFWIMRSDGQEGFVPASFIYPADSVRVLQQQKATLNAVESILQQGQQGQQTQQQQQPQLGLGTDDLRYHGTELVMLYDYKAQAPDDLYLSVRRGDWIYADLTNQTVDGWLWAYAPKTRKYGFIPKAYARPPAMTSL from the exons ATGGCCTTTCTCTGCCCTGTGCGCATGCGGCGCGACAAGAAGAAAG CTACCAATGCCAGCATAGAAAGGGATTTGCCAGTTGTGGGAGGCTTGGGCATGGGCCGCATTACTGGTTCCTCCAGCATCGAAACCCTGGTGAGAGTGGGCATCGAAAAGGAGCATGGTCTGAG TCCCGACTCCAAGATGGTCGTGTTGCACGACTTTACTCCCTGCGTGGATGATGAACTGGAGGTGAAGCGTGGCCAGCTGGTCAACATCTTGTACAGGGAAAACGATTGGGTGTACGTGATTGGCCAGGACTCGCGGCAGGAGGGCTTCATACCCTTCTCATACTGTGCTCCCTGCAACACCCAGCTGGCGGATTTGGCGGTAAAAAAGAAACTGCCTAGGGAACAGTGTCCAGAGCAGCCAATTGATGAGAGCCTACCGCTGCTGGGTGCGGACAACAAACTGGATGTGCTCTGCGATGAGACCTTGAATCCAGGATCTGCCAACAGCATGGAAAATATCCTCCTTTTAGAGCCAGAGTGCACTCCTTTCGTCAAGGAACCCTCCGGACGCTGCATCGTTTTGTACACCTTTATAGCCCGGGATGAAAATGATTTGTCTGTGGAACGGGGAGAATTTGTCACCGTGTTGAATCGTGAGGATCCTGATTGGTTTTGGATCATGCGCAGCGATGGTCAGGAGGGATTCGTACCGGCCAGTTTCATCTATCCGGCAGATAGCGTGCGAGTTTTGCAGCAGCAGAAAGCCACTCTGAACGCCGTGGAGTCCATTCTTCAGCAGGGCCAACAGGGACAGCAGacccagcaacagcagcagccgcaatTGGGCTTGGGAACGGACGATCTGCGCTACCATGGCACAGAGCTGGTGATGCTGTACGATTACAAGGCGCAGGCTCCAGACGACCTATACCTTTCCGTGCGTCGAGGAGATTGGATTTACGCTGATCTTACTAATCAGACTGTCGATGGCTGGCTCTGGGCTTATGCTCCTAAAACGCGCAAATACGGATTCATTCCAAAGGCCTATGCCCGACCACCTGCCATGACAAGTCTCTAA
- the LOC108022671 gene encoding uncharacterized protein LOC108022671, producing the protein MSLRALRKRETGSSYGSNNNNHLAPLRTPQATLFKKASTATTSPKKSLLQSANSSRGLDNRKLLQQRKLLGRQYHSNPDLRQVSKHQNNSLLRSKSEGDVSVVLASNSGAPLTVANAKSEVCLQRISSHTYEQPRISPTNRNNEMLGGARSHRDLTQSSYGHQAGGHPVDLEPSTRAPRRMSECSLGYSQSSSRHTGGSSSMFASQMTLSSGSVVPPVDPNAVLRVPIIGYEVMEERARFTVYKLRVENPETNDCWLVMRRYTDFVRLNGKLKQTFPNLTLMLPRKKLFGDNFNAVFLDNRVQGLQIFVNSVMAKEELRKCKLVREFFCLDEPPSYSESMEECRAIFEAQEETIVHLKLQIQNKNDLILSLQQKLREEMNEKEQLREAMKNLDLNCSHCSSANDSLGLK; encoded by the exons ATGTCACTGCGTGCGCTCCGGAAAAGAGAAACAGGCAGCAGCTACGGCAGTAACAACAATAACCACCTGGCACCTTTAAGAACCCCACAAGCAACGCTCTTCAAGAAGGCCAGCACAGCAACGACGTCACCCAAGAAGTCGCTGCTTCAGAGTGCGAACTCCAGCCGCGGATTGGACAACCGGAAGCTGCTCCAGCAGCGCAAGCTACTCGGCCGCCAGTATCACTCGAACCCTGACCTGCGACAAGTGAGCAAGCACCAGAACAACAGCCTGTTGCGCAGCAAATCGGAGGGGGATGTAAGCGTAGTCTTAGCCAGCAATTCAGGTGCTCCATTGACAGTGGCCAACGCCAAATCGGAGGTGTGTCTCCAGCGGATCAGCTCTCACACCTACGAACAGCCCAGGATCAGTCCAACAAACAGAAATAACGAAATGCTTGGCGGTGCCCGCTCCCATCGGGACCTAACGCAGTCCTCCTACGGCCACCAGGCAGGCGGCCATCCTGTGGACCTGGAACCAAGCACTAGGGCTCCCCGCCGCATGAGCGAGTGCAGCCTGGGCTACAGCCAATCCAGTTCCCGCCATACGGGCGGCTCCAGCTCCATGTTCGCCAGCCAGATGACGCTCTCCTCGGGGTCGGTGGTCCCCCCCGTGGATCCCAATGCCGTGCTCCGGGTGCCCATCATTGGCTACGAGGTCATGGAAGAGCGGGCGCGCTTCACTGTCTACAAGCTGCGCGTCGAGAATCCGGAGACCAACGACTGTTGGCTCGTCATGCGACGCTACACCGACTTTGTGCGTCTCAATGGCAAGCTGAAGCAGACTTTCCCCAACCTCACGCTCATGCTGCCGCGCAAGAAGCTCTTTGGCGACAACTTCAATGCCGTTTTCCTGGACAACCGGGTGCAGGGTCTGCAGATCTTCGTCAACTCAGTGATGGCCAAGGAGGAACTGCGCAAGTGCAAGCTGGTGCGCGAGTTCTTCTGCCTGGACGAGCCTCCCTCGTACTCCGAATCCATGGAGGAGTGTCGG GCAATTTTCGAGGCCCAGGAGGAGACGATCGTCCATCTGAAGCTACagatacaaaacaaaaacgatCTCATACTCAGTTTGCAGCAGAAGCTGCGCGAAGAGATGAACGAAAAGGAGCAGCTCAGGGAGGCTATGAA AAACCTGGACCTCAATTGCTCCCACTGCTCCTCGGCCAATGACAGTCTGGGCCTAAAGTAG